The DNA region CCTTATCCGACCTACGGTTTTGTAGGCCCGGTAAGCACAGCGCCACCGGGCAAGAGGTCAGATACCATCGCCGTATTCGAAAGTATGGTGGATCCCGTTGAAGTGCTGATCCATATCCATTGACGGCTTATCGCTGTCTGGCTTACCGACAATGCGCGCCGGAACGCCTGCGGCGGTGGTGTGCGGCGGAACGGGCTGTAACACCACGGAACCGGCACCAATTTTCGCCCCACGTCCGACTTCGATATTGCCGAGGATTTTCGCCCCCGCGCCAATCATCACACCTTCACGAATTTTGGGATGGCGATCGCCGCTGGTTTTACCGGTACCGCCAAGGGTGACCGATTGCAGGATCGACACGTCATCTTCGATCACCGCCGTCTCACCGACCACGATGCCGGTGGCATGGTCGAGCATGATCCCACGGCCAATTTTCGCCGCCGGGTGAATATCCACCTGGAACGTCACGGAGACCTGGTTTTGCAGGAAGATCGCCAGTGCGCGACGGCCTTCATTCCATAGCCAGTGACCAATGCGGTAGGCCTGCAAGGCATGAAAACCTTTCAGGTACAAAAGCGGAGTGGAGTATTTATCGACCGCCGGGTCACGCGTGCGCACGGCCTGAATATCACAGGCTGCCGAGGCGATCATTTCCGGGTCTGCCGCGTAGGCTTCTTCGACCACTTCACGAATCGCAATGGCGGGCATAATGGGCGATGCCAGTTTGTTCGCCAGCATGTAGCTCAGCGCACTGCCCAGATTCTCATGCTTGAGTAGCGTTGCGTGGTAAAAACTGGCCAGCATAGGCTCACAGTCTGCCAGAGCGCGGGCTTCGGCTTTTATATTGTTCCAGACGATATCCAGTTCTTCACACGGCATTGCGGGCTCCAGGTAATGAGGCTAACGACCGGCCCGTTCTTCGCGGGCCGGGTCGTTTTTAAAAACGGATCCTTGAGACTAGTGGCGGCTCAGCTCGTCCTTGCGTGCACGACCTAATAACGTCAATGCTGCCTCGCGCGCGTTTTTTCCGCAATATAATACTTGATAAATTTCCTCGGTTATTGGCATTTCGACACCAAAACGGTGCGCCAACTCGCGAACTTCTTTCGTATTACGGTAGCCTTCAACCACCTGTCCAATCTTGTCCTGCGCGCCTTGTACATCCATGCCCTGACCGAGCATCATGCCAAAACGGCGGTTTCGCGACTGGTTGTCGGTACAGGTCAACACCAGATCGCCTAACCCGGCCATTCCCATAAAGGTTGCCGGATCGGCACCCAGCGCCGCACCCAGACGTGACATTTCTGCCAGACCGCGAGTGATCAGCGCGGTACGAGCATTCGCGCCAAAGCCAATGCCGTCAGACATCCCTGCGCCAATCGCAATCACGTTCTTCACCGCGCCACCTAACTGGACGCCGATGAAATCCGGGTTGCTGTAGACACGGAAACTCTTGCCGCAGTGCAACAGTTGCTGCAAATCGTCAGCAAAGGTGTCGTCAGTAGACGCCAGAGAGATGGCCGTCGGCATTCCTGCCGCCAGTTCTTTCGCGAACGTCGGGCCGGAAATCACCGCCAGCGGGATTTGATCGCCCAGCGCTTCACGGGCAACGTCCTGCAACAGGCGTCCCGTCTCCGCTTCCAGCCCTTTGGTCGCCCATACCAGGCGCGCGTCAGGACGCAGCAGCGGTTTAATCTGGCGCAGCACTTCGCCAAAGACGTGGCTTGGCACCACCACCAGGATATCGCGACTGGCCGCCAGCGCAGTGGCTAAGTCACTTTCGAGGCGCAGCGTATCGGGAAAAGGCACATCCGGAAGGAACGCGACATTGCAGCGATCGTGCTCCAGGGTCGCGATATGTTTAGGATCGTGGCCCCACAGAACAACCTGGTGGCCATTTCTTGCCAGGGTGATGGCAAGAGCGGTGCCGTACGAGCCGGCACCGATCACAGTCATTGAAGCATTACTTTGGTTCATCAGGCATCCTGATGTTCTTCAGTACCTTCGCCAGACTGCTGCTGTAAATAGTTCATGAACAGCGCATCAAAGTTAACCGGCGCAAGGTTCAGTTGCGGGAATGTACCGCGTGATACCAGGCTGGTGATGCATTCACGGGCATACGGGAACAGGATGTTCGGGCAGTATGCGCCCAGGCAATGCGCCATCTGGGTGCCTTCGATTCCGCTGATAGAGAAGATACCGCCTTGCTGAACTTCGCACAGGAACGCCGTTTCTTCACCCAGGGAAGCCGTTACGGTAACACGCAGCACCACTTCGTATACGTCGTCTGCCAGTTGGGTAGATGCCGTATCCAGATCAAGTTTAACCTCTGGCTGCCAATCTTTCTGGAAAACATGCGGCGCATTTGGCGCTTCAAAAGAGACATCTTTGGTGTAAATACGCTGGATCTGGAAAGCCATTTCGGTGTTGTTTTGTTCTGACATGTGTAGAAAACCCTTTAGTGTTGTCCTTAAATACCGCTTGATGCCAATAACCTGGCCCAGCGTTAGCTCAGCAGGGGATCAAGTCCACCACGCGCATCCAACGCATACAAGTCGTCACAGCCACCAATGTGCTGTGCATCAATAAAAATCTGCGGAACCGTCGTACGACCACTGCGCTTGATCATCTCTTCACGCTTCACGGCATCGCCGTCGATCGGAAGTTCCTGGAAGCTCACGCCCTTGCTGTTCAACAGCGCTTTCGCACGATGGCAAAACGGGCAGGTTGCTTTGGTGTAGATCTCGATGTTGGCCATACTTATCTCCAATTTCTTTTTACCCTGGGGATTTCATATTGCAGGCAGCCCTGCGCCACGAAAGACGACGGGTAAATTACTTACCGCGAACCAGCGGCAGGTTCTCACCGCTCCAGCCCGCAACGCCTTCTTTCAGCACAGACACTTTCTCAAAGCCCGCTTTGAGCAGCGCGTTTGCCGCTTCCTGGCACTGCATACCGGAACCATCGACGACGATAACCGGTTTGTCTTTGTGCTTTTCCAGCTCGCCCACGTTGTTGGCTTTGATTTCGCTCGGCAGCAGGTTAATGGAACCCGCGATATGGCCTTTGCGGAAATCGTCACGCTGACGTAAATCCACGATAACAGCGTCTTCTTTGTTAATAAGACGCGTGGCTTCGCCGCGAGTGATAACCTTAACTTTCGACGTCAGGCCTTTAAACGTGGTGAACAAAACCGCCACCAGTAACGCAATCCAGGCGATACTCAGTATGGGATGGCGGCTAACAAATTGCATAATTTCTTGCATGGGGGGTAACAACTCCCGACTCAGTGATTAAAAAAACCAGGACAGGAGTATACCTGCGCGTTGGCGCAAATACAGCCAGCGCGTGCAATGGATTGCATTTTTGCGGGGCGCTACGGAAAAAAAAGTGCAAATCCTTGCCATCCATGAACCACCCTGCCCCATTCTTTGATCTTCTGAGGCTATTTTATCGATTCAGCTGTAGTAAAATTACGCAATTATTTTGTCTCTTGAGTGTGAGGTTTCGCAATGTCGGTTTCTAAAAAACCTATGGTACTGGTGATTCTGGATGGCTATGGCTACCGTGAAGACAGCCAGGACAACGCCATTTTTAATGCCAAAACCCCGGTAATGGATGCGCTGTGGGCAAAACGCCCGCATACCCTGATCGATGCTTCCGGTCTGGAAGTGGGCCTGCCCGATCGTCAGATGGGTAACTCCGAAGTCGGTCACGTTAACCTGGGCGCGGGCCGCATCGTGTATCAGGACCTGACCCGTCTGGACGTTGAAATTAAAGAACGGACTTTCTT from Citrobacter amalonaticus Y19 includes:
- the cysE gene encoding serine O-acetyltransferase produces the protein MPCEELDIVWNNIKAEARALADCEPMLASFYHATLLKHENLGSALSYMLANKLASPIMPAIAIREVVEEAYAADPEMIASAACDIQAVRTRDPAVDKYSTPLLYLKGFHALQAYRIGHWLWNEGRRALAIFLQNQVSVTFQVDIHPAAKIGRGIMLDHATGIVVGETAVIEDDVSILQSVTLGGTGKTSGDRHPKIREGVMIGAGAKILGNIEVGRGAKIGAGSVVLQPVPPHTTAAGVPARIVGKPDSDKPSMDMDQHFNGIHHTFEYGDGI
- the gpsA gene encoding NAD(P)H-dependent glycerol-3-phosphate dehydrogenase; this translates as MNQSNASMTVIGAGSYGTALAITLARNGHQVVLWGHDPKHIATLEHDRCNVAFLPDVPFPDTLRLESDLATALAASRDILVVVPSHVFGEVLRQIKPLLRPDARLVWATKGLEAETGRLLQDVAREALGDQIPLAVISGPTFAKELAAGMPTAISLASTDDTFADDLQQLLHCGKSFRVYSNPDFIGVQLGGAVKNVIAIGAGMSDGIGFGANARTALITRGLAEMSRLGAALGADPATFMGMAGLGDLVLTCTDNQSRNRRFGMMLGQGMDVQGAQDKIGQVVEGYRNTKEVRELAHRFGVEMPITEEIYQVLYCGKNAREAALTLLGRARKDELSRH
- the secB gene encoding protein-export chaperone SecB, with translation MSEQNNTEMAFQIQRIYTKDVSFEAPNAPHVFQKDWQPEVKLDLDTASTQLADDVYEVVLRVTVTASLGEETAFLCEVQQGGIFSISGIEGTQMAHCLGAYCPNILFPYARECITSLVSRGTFPQLNLAPVNFDALFMNYLQQQSGEGTEEHQDA
- the grxC gene encoding glutaredoxin 3, with product MANIEIYTKATCPFCHRAKALLNSKGVSFQELPIDGDAVKREEMIKRSGRTTVPQIFIDAQHIGGCDDLYALDARGGLDPLLS
- a CDS encoding rhodanese-like domain-containing protein, yielding MQEIMQFVSRHPILSIAWIALLVAVLFTTFKGLTSKVKVITRGEATRLINKEDAVIVDLRQRDDFRKGHIAGSINLLPSEIKANNVGELEKHKDKPVIVVDGSGMQCQEAANALLKAGFEKVSVLKEGVAGWSGENLPLVRGK